The Macrotis lagotis isolate mMagLag1 chromosome 6, bilby.v1.9.chrom.fasta, whole genome shotgun sequence genome includes a window with the following:
- the EIF4A2 gene encoding eukaryotic initiation factor 4A-II codes for MSGSSADYSRDHGGPEGMDPDGVIESNWNEIVDNFDDMNLKESLLRGIYAYGFEKPSAIQQRAIIPCIKGYDVIAQAQSGTGKTATFAISILQQLEIELKETQALVLAPTRELAQQIQKVILALGDYMGATCHACIGGTNVRNEMQKLQAEAPHIVVGTPGRVFDMLNRRYLSPKWIKMFVLDEADEMLSRGFKDQIYEIFQKLSTNIQVVLLSATMPTDVLEVTKKFMRDPIRILVKKEELTLEGIKQFYINVEREEWKLDTLCDLYETLTITQAVIFLNTRRKVDWLTEKMHARDFTVSALHGDMDQKERDVIMREFRSGSSRVLITTDLLARGIDVQQVSLVINYDLPTNRENYIHRIGRGGRFGRKGVAINFVTEEDKRILRDIETFYNTTVEEMPMNVADLI; via the exons ATGTCTGGTAGCTCCGCGGACTACAGCAG AGACCATGGCGGCCCCGAGGGAATGGACCCCGACGGCGTCATCGAGAGCAACTGGAACGAAATCGTGGACAACTTCGATGATATGAACCTGAAGGAGTCCCTGCTGCGGGGCATCTACGCGTACGGCTTCGAGAAGCCCTCGGCCATCCAGCAGAGAGCCATCATCCCCTGCATCAAAG GCTATGATGTGATTGCTCAAGCTCAGTCAGGGACTGGCAAGACAGCCACATTTGCTATTTCCATCCTGCAACAGTTGGAGATTGAGCTCAAGGAGACCCAGGCCCTAGTATTGGCCCCCACTCGAGAGCTGGCTCAACAG ATCCAGAAGGTAATTTTAGCTCTTGGAGATTATATGGGAGCAACATGCCATGCCTGCATTGGTGGCACCAATGTTCGGAATGAAATGCAAAAACTGCAGGCTGAGGCACCACACATTGTTGTTGGAACTCCTGGGCGAGTGTTTGATATGCTAAACAGAAGATATCTTT CTCCAAAATGGATCAAGATGTTTGTTTTGGATGAAGCAGATGAAATGTTGAGTCGTGGATTTAAGGATCAGATCTATGAGATTTTCCAGAAATTGAGTACAAATATTCAG gttgtgtTACTTTCTGCCACAATGCCAACTGATGTGTTAGAAGTGACCAAAAAGTTCATGAGAGATCCCATTCGCATTCTGGTGAAGAAGGAAGAATTGACCCTTGAGGGAATTAAACAATTCTACATTAATGTTGAAAGAGag GAATGGAAGCTGGATACTCTTTGTGACTTGTATGAGACACTGACCATTACCCAGGCTGTTATTTTTCTGAATACGAGACGAAAGGTAGATTGGCTGACTGAAAAGATGCATGCCAGGGATTTCACAGTTTCTGCTCTG CATGGTGACATGGACCAGAAGGAGCGAGATGTTATCATGCGAGAGTTCAGATCAGGGTCAAGCCGGGTTCTGATCACTACAGACTTGTTG gctcgTGGGATTGATGTGCAGCAAGTGTCTTTGGTTATAAACTATGATCTCCCTACCAATCGTGAAAACTATATTCACAG AATTGGCAGAGGTGGTCGTTTTGGGAGGAAAGGTGTGGCTATAAACTTTGTTACTGAAGAAGACAAGAGGATTCTTCGTGACATTGAGACTTTCTACAATACTACAGTGGAGGAGATGCCAATGAATGTGGCTGATCTTATTTAA